A region of the Drosophila subpulchrella strain 33 F10 #4 breed RU33 chromosome 3L, RU_Dsub_v1.1 Primary Assembly, whole genome shotgun sequence genome:
TGGCTCATCAGTTCCAGAAACCGTCTCAATGAACATCTGAGAGACAATTTTGGGATTTAATTTGGCTTCCAGACCGAACTCATCAACGACTATACACAAAATGCTCAGAAGCAATTGACAAGACTTGTTTTCATAATCCGCATCTCTGCGGATATTGTTGAGGGCATTGTGGATAGTTTCCTTCATTTTCTGCAGCTCATGGTTCATGTTCTCGATATTGGCCAGAGTTCTTCGTGAATTTGCCAGGGAAACGGCGATGCGACGACCCAGATCCTCGTGCTCCCGGCGCATATTGGTTGCATTTTCCCGGAGACAACCGAGGAAAATGGAGCGTACGGCAACACTCCTGCCCATGTTCATTTTAAAAgagtttaaaatatatacgaattttattttaatttattttacgaGTATTTGTATATCTGATGGGTTTCAAGCTGGTGACAGTACTGGGAAATTATCCAGAGACTTTCAAAGGAGTGAGTGGATGGGGAATGGGTGGCCTGCTTGGGTTGAGCCACAATTAGATGATTGACATCAATTACAATAATTATCAGAGTAAGCCGATTAGTTGGCTAATGAATTATACATTATGGGAACGCTCCGCCTCAACCTGGAGGCGACAAATCAATGTCACGAAAAACATAtaattatcattattatcCGTCGAAAAGCTTCGCACCCCTAGCATGAACCTAACTTTTATATTAGATTTTTCTTACTGTTCGTTGTTGCATTCATAATTGATTGTCCTGTGGGCAAACGTGTCCTTTGCCTTCGTCCCCTGGCAGGATAAGCACTTAAGCTAAATGAAGGCAGATGGCTTAATTTTCATTTTAGTTGCTGGCAAAGGGATTCCTAAGCCGATCTGGCAATCTCTTTATCTTCATCCTTtctgttgaatttttaaatgtgCGAACTTGAGTGAAAAAATGCTTGGTAATTGGTCAAAGCCCTTGATTCCGGCAAAGGGCAGGGGACTTCATTTTTAATGAGAAGCAAATACGTTCTTTCCTAATTGGATTAATTGCCAATCCTGCGGGCTCTGGACGGCTTGCGGTCTAGGTCAAAGTCAATATGATAAGGGACTGCTTTGACTGTGAAACTTTTGCTTTGTTAGCAATAGAAAGGTAAAGTTTAGAAATGGATTACAAGAggaaatcagatggcttaagAGCATTGGGATGAACTAAGCAACTTATGGAGGTTTGAAAATATTAGTTAGTTGTTTAATTCCagttttgtattaaatcatttttcattgttttattggtttactaaaatatttttagttcattataaaaattataaggaCGTAAGTCTTCCTCCactaaaatatgtatttatgaCAATGTGCTGACAAATGATTTTTTAGCTCATTGAAACcaaacaaagaaatatttaattaaaggATTATAGAGCGCATTGCATTGGATGATAATTTAAAACGGCTTGAATGGCATTTTGTGGCTAATGAGAAAATCCCACTTAACGTAGAATCTTTGGgagaagaaaaaataattattattttcacaaGCCATgacaaaattattaaaataatttaaattgtttgaAATAGACCGCAAAACGCATTTAACTACTACGATAATTAAAACGAGCACAAATAGAATTCGAACTGAAATCTCCAAAGCCATCAGTTTAATTTTCCTTCCGTTTCCTCCCACCGGAAAAAGCTTTTCCTCAGCTGTCAACTGGTAAATGCCGAATTCTATCAATTTGCCATTCAATCATTGCACTGACGTTGCTAAGCCGACTATGCAAATTGAAGTCAAGAAGCATTAAGTCCAATCCCAAAACTAAAACGCTACTCCATGACACAATTGTCAGGGTTTTATCGGCTTATTCCCATGCATGAGTGCAGACACTCTTATGCCCACACAAATACAGTGCTCTTATCGCAAAGGAAAAAGCTTTGCCAATTTTCCTATTTATTTTCTATGCCCAACTCTTTGGACTGCATAGACGCCTACATATATCACGAAACCGTATCAAAAAAGACAGAGATTTGGTAAAAAGAAGTGTATTCACAGTATAAATTATCTTAAAGTCTTAAAATACCCTAAGCTGTATCTTATAGTTATGTGCAGGATATTTAAAGACCACTGTTtccttatatatttatatttattatatatatatatatttattagcaaaacttaaatcaatatttaaaaatatttttgattttatattattatttttgaattttaccGTAGAATTTCGTTTAGTATTATTtttctgtgtgtgtttgtctgcaaaaaatacaaaacatattttcttttcATAGCCAAAAAgctttaaatgaaaatgaatttaatttgCCATAAATATATTCTGAGCTTTGCTCTTTCTTCTTAAAATGCAAAAGGCAAAGTTCACGTCTTGAAATATTTTGCACATATTGATAGTAAAATACAtctaaagaaaaaaataagaaataattGAAATCAGCTTGATTGATTGGCTGAAATATATCAGTTAACTAAGGTTCTGGCACCCCTGAGTTTTACACTCCATCCCCTTTTTCTCGGGACTCTTGGAAATTGATGTGCGGTCGAAAGGTGATATATTGGGGGATAAAAAGGCAAGCGGCTCTTTATTTCTCTGTCTGTGTTTGCTTATCAAGTTTCGGTTAGGTCGGCGACACATATTTTGTTGAATTTTATGTTGTAATTCAATCAAGGCAACCTTTTTCAGAATTTTCACCATAATTGATGATGAATACGAAGAACTAAATGTTAAAGGTTGCAGAATTATAGGTTGAGATGGGTCAACAGAAAAGATGACAGTTTATTGtatattgaattgaattgaaataaaatctgtaaaaaataaatctgCCACAGAAGGAAACCCCAAAAATGTAGAGTAAATAACAAATGGGGATTGCACATATTTATATTGacattttaagtaaataaatctatatgtagtaatataatataatatatacatttatgaCAATCAATACCTTTTCGTCAGCTTTAAATGATACTAAATCATTACTTGGAAATACCAGTTCAAGTTGAACAAACTcacctaaaaataaaaaagaaaataaaagtcaatgagaaaataaaatcattttgtttACTTCTATTTACTGCCATAAAACTTGAGCCATTTGACAGCTTAAATGGGATTGAAAAAAATCAATAGAAAAATGAACAAAGGAGCATTTTTGTAGAACATTTCACAATTGACTGCGCATTTTATATTAAACGGAGAGGTATTGCTTGGGTAGTAAGTAAGAATGCTTTTGATATTTTAAAGATTGCCTTGAACTTTTTCTCATTATTCTGGCTATTAACTATCAGTCGACGGGCTTGAGCGACTCTTGCCAATTTCCCGAAGCCGCTCGACTCAACTATGCCAACTACTTAAGAAACTTTCGGGCTTGTGCTTTCCTTTGGGCTATAACACCTATCATTTGCATCTGTCTTGACACCCAACTCGCAAGTTCCCCGATTTTCCCTAGATTTTCCTGTGAAATTTCCCGTCCAACTACCGCAAGTCAAACGCGAAAAGTTCGATTGCATTTTTGGCAGTGCTGCCTTCCGTCGCATGTGGCACGTTTCTTCCGGTGGCTTTGGCCTGCCACCGCATCACGCATACGCCACGTTGACTAATTAAACTAATCTCCGCGCTCGATGGCTGTGCAAATACCTTGAGCTGAAATTATTCGAAATCCCCCAGCATCCGAGCATAGCACAAAAatttatgtacatatatatttcactttatttCTGTGGTTCAACTTTTGCTGTGATTTCAGTTTTCTGGTTCTCTCTCATttttcccgcttttccgcttagcaatttaatttttgtgcttccctttctttattttttttgttggccTTCCCGCCGTGTTTGCGTAGCTGAAATTGTTTTCCATTTCAGGTTTTTCCGCCCGCCCGCGGTGTCCAAAAAATGGGGAGTCGGGGAAACCCGAGGGGTTGCCTTGGAAGCAGGATGTTGGATGCTGGATGGTCGGGAGTCGCAGTTCTGACTCCCTGTGGGGTATCCATTTCAAGTGGCACTGTAGCCACAACCTGTGCGATGATAACAAGTAAATGCTGCTCAGGGCATTGCGAATTGCATTGGGTTTCCCACAAATTTATGCTGCTTCTTTTCGGGTGTGCTTAAAAGTTGGAATGAGTCTGGTGACAGCATAGGTAATCCGGCGCTCCGGGTGAATTCTGGGACATTCTTTAATGATAAGGTATCCCTGCCTAAATTATTTCGCaatacattttgttttgtgggtgtaggaaaatgttttatttctCTTTATTGCCTGCACATCTTTAATTTTCCAAAAAAGGAAGGTTTGGCTTAGATTAGTAGAATTTATTACCAAAATGTATAagtacaataaatatttataattattgcCTTAAGTACTTGTTCTgataaacttaaaatattctttcgatcaattagtttttaaattattaattttttaatacttttCTAAACAATTTTTTCCTAAAACTTATGAATACCTCCTCGGTGGTTAATAAGCAGAGCATGCAAATTGATTGGTGGTCATAGCTTTTCGCTTACTAATAGTCCTCTCTTTGCCCAGTTAGTTGAACTTGGCACACCGTCGATAGAAGTACGTAGACCGCAGCAAACGTGACGAAAATGAAACCAAAGGTGAGTTCAATGCATCCAACACCCAAGATGTGTTCATTGAACAATGCGAATGTCATGCACAGGTATCGATTGCGTCACTTCTACCATTGCTATCAGCAATTACTGCATTGAAACAACTAAACACCTATAACTACGGAAGAAATTCTATTCAAATGAGAGCACCTTCGAATAATAATGAGTGCAAAAACTTCAACAAGCTTATTTCCAGGTGGGTGGATGAGCAGAATAACCTTAATGCCCAATTGATGAAATTGCAGGCAGATATGGATATGATACTAAACTCCTACAATAGAACGACCTGTCTAAAGAAGTTATGCTTCTATAAAGAAAACGACCTgcaattaattattaataatgtCAATGAATTGGATGAGGGCGAAAGAACAAAGGTTGGGCGGTTTAGGCCCAGCGATGAAATGGGCAAAAATCTGGAAGCACTTGTATCCAAGATCAAAAGGGTCGTCGGTAATGCCTTTAACACTTGTTGTGAACATTTACTAGAGACAATTCAGAAGATCAACGATTATATGGAAGATAGGGTGCAGGATCTCCCCGGAAAATTTAAGGAGGTGGAACATTCAAGGACAAACGACGCTCTccagaaaaattttaaaaaaatggatGTTCAAATAGAAGACTTGAAATCAAGATTGGAAAAGTTGCAACAGGAAACTGGAGATAATGATGTTGATACGAAATGTTGTTCACAGTTAAAAGGTCGCATTCTTGATTTGAACAATAAGATAAGCATGGCTGAAAGAACGGTAAATGACCAAACCCAAAAGCTGGAGAATCAGCTGAAAGAGCTAAAGGATCACCAACAGGATCACGATAACAAGACAACTGCTCTCAAAACAATAATAAGAAACCGTGAAAATGATAAAAATATTCTAGGAACGTACAAACAAAACTGCGGAATTGAAGACGTTTCTGAAGACAAGCTCTTAGAAAAGGGTTACCTCCTTGATTTGGAAAGAAAGACGGAATCCTTACAGATGCTCGTTCAAAATCTTTCCAATAAGTTAGGCGAATTGGAAATGCAGGAATCTCCAACGAAGTTAACTATAAGCCTTCCCACCTGCCTGGAAAATAGCGAAAAGCTTGCTAAAATTCTTGCTCAACTTGAAGAAATTCGAAAGCAAAAAACTACAACTTGTGCTAAGCCAACGCCAGAAGTTTCTGAAACTGGTAATGAAAATTGTTCCTCTGATGAAAACATAAAACATCGCATTGAAGAACTTCAAAAAGAAAATGGGGTTCTTAGTGAAGAACTTAAAAAATTCCCTAACTGCTGCCAGAAAATTGATGGACTTACCTTGCAAGCTGATCAGTTGTATCTTATGCTTCAGAACATGAAACAAACCTACAATGATCACGTTAAAACTAACGCAAAGCAATTGAAAGCCCTAAAAGATACTCTAGATGAAACTCTGAAGAGGTTAGGAAGCATTAATCAATTGGAGAATAACAAAGGTCTACCTGAGCAATTAATAAACCTCGAAAGAAAGATAAACAAAGCCAATTTATATTTA
Encoded here:
- the LOC119553862 gene encoding uncharacterized protein LOC119553862, whose protein sequence is MNMGRSVAVRSIFLGCLRENATNMRREHEDLGRRIAVSLANSRRTLANIENMNHELQKMKETIHNALNNIRRDADYENKSCQLLLSILCIVVDEFGLEAKLNPKIVSQMFIETVSGTDEPVLQALDIVKDVPSLLNTEKALNSSQDSTDITEPLAGPKPLDAAENTQPNIPGSNSIDMERI